The Halobacillus amylolyticus nucleotide sequence GGTTGGAATTTTATTGAAAAAATCCGCCGTATTCATTAATATAGATAGTAGATAAGATATACTGTTATACAGTGTATCTTTTTTTTACATACAGGTGACTGATAATTATAAAAATTAAAAAACAGAAAGGCTTGTTAAAAGCTTTCGGGGGTTAAAAAATGAAGATAATCAAGTTTTTATCTTATTATGTATTTGGATTATTTGGCATTTTACTGATCAGTGCATCACCTGCATTATTTAGAGCGGGAACCTTTCTCAACATGCCTGCATACCTAGATGAACTTACAAATTTATTCGGTAACATGGTTCAACCCTCCGAATGGGTGTATTTTTTTAAAGGCAGCCCTGAGCCGTTGCTACCGTATTTGTGGGAACCTTATCGTTACTCGATGACAATCTTTTTCGGCGCCATTGCCGTAGGATTCATTTTAGCGTTTGTATTTGCAGTCGGGACGTTTTTTCTGCCAGCGATTTTAAAACGGATCGTTATGCGCTTCTTAAATCTAGTAGAAGCTGTTCCAGACTTGCTCCTCGCTTTCAGCTTTCAGTTACTGATTGTTTGGCTGTATAAGCAGACAAATGTGTTGTTCATGGATTTCGTAACAGTTGGCCAAGAGAAAATTTATTGGCTGCCTATCATCGCGTTGGCCATCCTTCCAATGGTTTCATTATACAAAATCATCTTAGTTCAGTTAGATGAAGAAATGACGAAATCCTATGTGCAGATGGCAAAAAGTAAAGGCATGGTTAAATCGTTCATCCTCAACATTCATATTCTTAGAAACATTATTAAAAGTGTCTTTTACCACTCCAAGATTATTCTGTGGGGTGCATTATCCAGCTTGCTTATTATTGAATATATTTTTAATATCAACGGCATTACAACGGCGTTCATGAATGATTTTAGACCGATCGTAACAACAGTTATTTTGACCATGTTATTTACACCGTTCTTTGTCTTCTACCAGGGAACAGAATTGTTTATTTTTAAGGAAAATAAAATAGCCGAAGAAACCAATTTGAAGATGAATCGCTTTGTTGATTCTTTTTCACGAAGGCCAAGCGGAAAATGGCTAAAGCAGTTCTTTCGTGAAGCAGGCGTCCATTTTAAAAATATAAAATTCCTCATCGGCTTTGGTGTCATTTTTGTTATTGTGGCTATCAGTGTGATTTATACAGCAACTGCCGATCCGCTAGTTGATAAGTTTTATCACATCTATGGGGAAAATGGTCAACTGGTCAGTGCCGCTCCGCACAGTCCTGAATACGTGTTTCTAGGTACAGATGAACTTGGGTTTAGTATTCTTGACCAGCTGTTAACAGGGGCAAAATACACCGTTCTATTTGGAATAGCGATTGCTTTCCTCCGCGTAACGATTGGATTTATCCTGGCCATTCCTTACGCTTTTTTCTGTCCGCCACGGCTGCAACGGGTGCTAGAAAAACTTGTGGAT carries:
- a CDS encoding ABC transporter permease subunit; its protein translation is MKIIKFLSYYVFGLFGILLISASPALFRAGTFLNMPAYLDELTNLFGNMVQPSEWVYFFKGSPEPLLPYLWEPYRYSMTIFFGAIAVGFILAFVFAVGTFFLPAILKRIVMRFLNLVEAVPDLLLAFSFQLLIVWLYKQTNVLFMDFVTVGQEKIYWLPIIALAILPMVSLYKIILVQLDEEMTKSYVQMAKSKGMVKSFILNIHILRNIIKSVFYHSKIILWGALSSLLIIEYIFNINGITTAFMNDFRPIVTTVILTMLFTPFFVFYQGTELFIFKENKIAEETNLKMNRFVDSFSRRPSGKWLKQFFREAGVHFKNIKFLIGFGVIFVIVAISVIYTATADPLVDKFYHIYGENGQLVSAAPHSPEYVFLGTDELGFSILDQLLTGAKYTVLFGIAIAFLRVTIGFILAIPYAFFCPPRLQRVLEKLVDGMHFLPLTVIAYLLLSPVLLMPPGGFTTTEVERIIYQAVILTLLAVPLVIMLFGNEMKLIMKEEFVLSTKVLGGSSVHLLWKHLLPHLSARMGIVFGQQFIQTLLIFVHLGVLDIFFGGTIVSSGGFMQDPPQSTTYEWSGLVGSSKNALMTGRWWYIIPPLLGFMVVIIAMQFVIQGIKEVQQKRVGVPIDRSQWFRRLFRKRTVEKAPVKQPAKEDFVFKHSEHSRSS